From Sphingopyxis sp. USTB-05, the proteins below share one genomic window:
- a CDS encoding DUF1328 family protein, which produces MFRWAIIFAVVALVAALLGFGGIAGLSADFAKILLVLAVILVVVGFVFGRGGRRTLP; this is translated from the coding sequence ATGTTCAGATGGGCTATCATCTTTGCGGTTGTGGCGCTCGTCGCGGCGCTTCTCGGCTTCGGCGGCATCGCCGGACTGTCGGCGGATTTCGCGAAAATCCTGCTGGTGCTAGCAGTAATTCTGGTCGTCGTCGGTTTCGTGTTCGGACGAGGCGGTCGCCGAACCTTGCCCTGA
- a CDS encoding histidine phosphatase family protein: protein MTPRWPSTLWVVRHGQSAGNVARDAADAAGAERIELDHRDVDVPLSKLGREQSKALGEWFASGEEGGRPEIMLASPYIRAVQTAEIFREAGGCEFDENICIDERLREKEFGILDGLTRFGIEASHPEQAEFRSLLGKFYHRPPGGESWCDVILRLRSLLDTVSLHYGGRRVMIVAHQVVVLCLRTIIENLGEAEILAIDKEGDVANCAITEYRFDPSIGRDGNLVLVRYNVTAPMKDDVPVTREPDAMVAARG, encoded by the coding sequence ATGACACCGCGCTGGCCTTCGACGCTATGGGTTGTCCGGCACGGCCAGAGCGCGGGCAATGTCGCACGCGATGCCGCAGACGCCGCGGGTGCCGAACGTATCGAACTCGATCACCGAGATGTCGATGTCCCGCTGTCGAAGCTGGGACGGGAGCAATCTAAAGCGCTCGGTGAATGGTTCGCGTCCGGCGAGGAAGGCGGCCGCCCGGAGATCATGCTCGCTTCGCCATATATCCGAGCGGTTCAAACGGCAGAAATCTTCCGTGAAGCCGGCGGGTGCGAGTTCGACGAAAATATTTGCATCGACGAGCGGCTCCGCGAAAAGGAGTTCGGTATTCTGGATGGCCTCACGCGGTTCGGCATCGAAGCCTCGCATCCCGAGCAGGCAGAGTTCCGTAGTCTGCTCGGTAAATTCTATCATCGCCCGCCGGGCGGCGAGAGTTGGTGCGACGTCATCCTTCGTCTCCGGTCGCTTCTCGACACCGTGTCGCTCCATTATGGCGGACGTCGCGTGATGATCGTCGCGCATCAGGTCGTCGTACTTTGCCTCCGCACCATCATCGAAAATCTGGGAGAGGCGGAAATCCTGGCGATCGACAAGGAGGGTGACGTAGCCAATTGCGCGATCACCGAATATCGCTTCGATCCCTCTATCGGCCGGGACGGTAATCTGGTGCTGGTGCGCTACAATGTGACAGCGCCGATGAAGGACGACGTTCCGGTTACCCGCGAGCCCGATGCGATGGTCGCCGCTCGTGGTTGA
- a CDS encoding MgtC/SapB family protein — MDLFNPDLIWPICGAVAAGTLIGGEREYRASPAGLRTHILVSLSCCLLMLSAVHQMAWLNDTPIEVIRIDPVRMAHGVLTGIGFLCGGVIFREGLNVRGLTTAASLWMTSTLGMLFGIGFYELAIFGTVVTLLVLAAVTITERHAPQRRVVHLSASFDRTSNMSSDQFVNALEMHGLKTITVDERLASDMLTFSAIADGYTEERILAIVSAWKAGMDVKEYEVRPAQA; from the coding sequence ATGGACCTTTTCAATCCTGACCTGATCTGGCCAATATGCGGAGCGGTTGCCGCAGGCACGCTAATCGGGGGCGAACGCGAGTATCGCGCGAGCCCGGCGGGCCTTCGCACCCATATTCTCGTCAGCCTGTCGTGTTGCCTTCTGATGCTATCGGCAGTCCACCAGATGGCATGGCTCAACGACACCCCGATCGAGGTTATCCGGATCGACCCCGTGCGTATGGCGCACGGCGTCCTGACCGGCATCGGCTTTCTGTGCGGGGGCGTGATCTTTCGCGAGGGCCTCAATGTTCGCGGCCTCACCACGGCCGCATCGCTGTGGATGACCTCTACCCTTGGCATGCTTTTCGGGATCGGCTTCTACGAACTCGCAATTTTCGGAACCGTCGTGACGTTACTGGTCCTGGCAGCGGTGACGATCACCGAGCGCCATGCCCCGCAGCGGCGCGTCGTCCATCTGAGCGCCAGTTTCGACAGAACAAGCAACATGTCATCGGACCAGTTCGTCAACGCGCTCGAAATGCACGGGCTCAAGACGATCACCGTGGACGAGCGCCTCGCGTCGGATATGCTGACCTTCTCGGCGATCGCGGATGGATATACCGAGGAGCGCATTCTCGCGATCGTTTCGGCCTGGAAGGCCGGCATGGATGTGAAGGAATATGAAGTGCGCCCGGCGCAGGCTTGA
- a CDS encoding sensor histidine kinase, whose product MRKTLPHILYIDDDEGIRRLVSRALARKGFDISLAATGADGVEMTRDGAFDLVAVDHYMPGMDGLATIEALRALTDCPPIVYVTGSEESRIAVAALKSGADDYVVKSVGEEFFDLLGSIFTQVLERALLRRAREQAEAELRASNARLEALLKEVNHRVANNLQMVMSFIALQAKTLADPGAREALQKTQQRIATIAQVNRRLYTTDDVEFVAMDEYLAGLATDLSESWSTAAARREVVVSAPPIKLCTDKAVALGMIANEWVSNACKYAYAEAAHGEILVSLSMDGENMVELAVEDEGMGLPQDGAVRGTGLGTKLIAAMARTMRAEVRYALARSGKGTRASIALPLSKKDRP is encoded by the coding sequence CTGAGAAAGACGCTGCCCCACATCCTTTATATCGACGACGACGAGGGAATAAGACGCCTCGTCTCCCGCGCCTTGGCGCGGAAGGGCTTCGATATCAGCCTTGCAGCGACCGGTGCGGACGGCGTCGAAATGACGCGGGATGGTGCCTTCGACCTTGTAGCGGTCGATCATTATATGCCGGGAATGGATGGGCTGGCGACGATCGAGGCTCTCCGCGCACTGACCGATTGTCCGCCAATTGTTTATGTGACGGGATCGGAAGAAAGCAGGATTGCCGTCGCAGCCCTTAAATCGGGCGCCGACGACTATGTGGTCAAGTCGGTCGGCGAGGAATTCTTCGACCTGCTCGGCAGCATCTTTACGCAGGTCCTCGAACGAGCCCTGCTGCGCCGGGCGCGTGAGCAAGCGGAGGCCGAATTGCGGGCCAGTAACGCGCGGCTCGAAGCGTTGCTCAAGGAAGTAAATCACCGCGTCGCGAATAACCTGCAGATGGTGATGTCGTTCATCGCGCTGCAGGCGAAAACGCTGGCCGACCCTGGCGCACGCGAGGCGCTTCAGAAGACGCAGCAACGCATCGCGACGATCGCACAGGTCAACCGGCGCCTCTACACGACCGACGATGTCGAGTTTGTCGCGATGGACGAATATCTCGCCGGCCTTGCCACCGATCTTAGCGAGAGTTGGTCCACGGCTGCGGCTCGCCGTGAGGTTGTCGTTTCCGCGCCGCCTATCAAACTGTGCACCGACAAGGCAGTTGCGCTCGGCATGATCGCGAATGAATGGGTGAGCAATGCCTGCAAATATGCCTATGCCGAGGCCGCTCACGGCGAAATTTTGGTCAGTCTTTCCATGGACGGAGAGAATATGGTCGAACTTGCCGTCGAAGATGAGGGAATGGGCCTGCCCCAAGACGGCGCTGTCCGCGGCACGGGACTGGGGACCAAGCTCATCGCCGCCATGGCGCGTACCATGCGAGCCGAAGTGCGCTACGCGTTGGCGAGGTCGGGTAAAGGCACGCGGGCGTCCATTGCATTGCCGTTGAGCAAGAAGGATCGTCCGTAA
- a CDS encoding AMP-binding protein has product MDWNFGDLLDATAANVPGDRPAIIRGDHVTNWADFDARSNRLARAMLAAGLPAGARIAILARNIPEFIEIAAAAFKARLTHVNLNYRYTTSEIEYVLRDCQAAGLFYQDEFAPVVASLIGGEIDHLTYAVQIGGEGTYDAIVSEGEASPLGIERSPDDGYLLYTGGTTGRPKGVMWRSADARRSQLESPVAVSTPASMDDHVAQVLKGAAGRVMPACPLMHGAGLNSSLAELLVGGTAVLLPSDRFSAEELWSEAERHRVTRILIVGDAFARPMADTLLANPGRWNLSALRLISSAGLMWSEQVKAALLEALPQLTLLDILGASEASGFGYAITNSERATPTGLFEPGPQTVIVDQDGRRVLADDEVGSGWLARRPPFGAGYHGDPEKTASVYRTIDGQAYAVPGDMAERLPDGRFRLLGRGSMCINTGGEKVFVEEVEEALKRVDGIADAMVFGLPDPKWGSAVTALIEAGDSPDDEALRAALSHDLAAYKQPRTIIRVAVLPRHASGKSDYRSGMDLARAEISARTSTG; this is encoded by the coding sequence ATGGACTGGAATTTCGGCGACCTGCTGGACGCGACCGCGGCGAATGTGCCGGGCGATCGGCCGGCGATCATTCGCGGCGACCATGTCACCAACTGGGCCGATTTCGACGCGCGGTCGAACCGGCTGGCGCGTGCGATGTTGGCGGCTGGGCTGCCCGCAGGCGCGCGTATCGCGATCCTCGCCCGCAACATTCCCGAGTTCATCGAGATTGCCGCCGCAGCGTTCAAGGCTCGGCTGACGCACGTCAATCTGAACTATCGCTATACGACGTCCGAGATCGAATATGTGCTGCGTGACTGTCAGGCCGCTGGCCTCTTTTATCAGGACGAGTTCGCTCCGGTCGTTGCGTCGCTGATCGGCGGCGAGATCGACCATTTGACCTATGCGGTGCAGATCGGCGGTGAGGGCACCTATGACGCGATCGTATCGGAAGGTGAGGCGTCGCCGCTGGGCATCGAGCGTTCGCCCGACGATGGTTATCTTCTCTACACGGGCGGCACCACCGGGCGTCCGAAGGGTGTGATGTGGCGCTCGGCCGATGCGCGGCGCTCGCAACTGGAATCGCCGGTCGCCGTGTCGACGCCCGCCAGCATGGACGATCATGTCGCGCAGGTGCTGAAGGGCGCGGCGGGTCGCGTGATGCCAGCATGTCCGCTGATGCATGGTGCGGGGCTTAATAGCTCGCTCGCCGAATTGCTCGTCGGCGGCACGGCCGTGTTGCTACCGTCGGATCGCTTCAGTGCCGAGGAATTGTGGAGCGAGGCCGAACGGCATCGCGTCACGCGTATCCTGATCGTCGGCGACGCCTTTGCACGCCCGATGGCCGATACGTTGCTCGCCAATCCGGGGCGCTGGAATCTGTCGGCGTTGCGGCTGATTTCCTCGGCGGGCCTTATGTGGTCCGAACAGGTGAAGGCGGCGCTGCTTGAGGCATTGCCGCAGCTCACACTGCTCGACATTCTTGGTGCTTCGGAAGCCTCGGGTTTCGGCTATGCGATCACCAACAGCGAACGCGCCACGCCGACGGGCCTGTTTGAGCCGGGTCCGCAGACGGTCATCGTCGATCAGGACGGCCGCCGCGTGCTTGCCGATGATGAGGTTGGTTCGGGCTGGCTGGCGCGGCGACCGCCGTTCGGCGCCGGCTATCATGGCGATCCCGAAAAGACCGCCAGCGTTTATCGCACGATCGACGGACAGGCTTATGCAGTCCCCGGCGACATGGCCGAACGGCTGCCCGATGGGCGCTTTCGCCTGCTCGGCCGTGGCAGCATGTGCATCAACACCGGCGGCGAAAAGGTCTTCGTCGAAGAGGTCGAGGAGGCGCTGAAGCGCGTCGACGGCATCGCCGACGCGATGGTGTTCGGCTTGCCCGATCCGAAATGGGGCAGCGCGGTCACCGCGCTGATCGAGGCGGGCGACAGCCCGGACGATGAGGCGCTGCGCGCCGCTCTGTCTCACGACCTTGCCGCCTACAAACAACCGCGCACGATCATCCGCGTCGCCGTCCTGCCGCGCCATGCGAGCGGGAAGAGCGACTATCGCAGCGGGATGGACCTTGCGCGCGCCGAAATTTCAGCCCGGACGTCCACTGGCTGA
- a CDS encoding response regulator, with protein MPDQQPVNIVMIEDDEGHARLIEKNIRRAGISNTIHHFLDGNSALSFLYDSEHGPVRNGPALILLDLNLPDMSGTDILAKIKGDGSPLRRTPVVVLTTTDDKVEIQRCYDLGCNVYITKPVNYENFADAIRQLGLFLSVIQVPEPDPA; from the coding sequence ATGCCTGACCAGCAACCGGTGAATATCGTGATGATCGAGGACGATGAGGGCCATGCGCGCCTTATCGAGAAGAATATCCGCCGCGCGGGTATTTCGAACACCATCCATCATTTCCTCGACGGCAATTCGGCGCTGTCGTTCCTTTACGACAGCGAACATGGCCCGGTGCGCAACGGCCCGGCACTGATCCTGCTCGACCTAAATCTGCCCGACATGAGCGGCACGGACATATTGGCGAAGATCAAGGGGGATGGCAGTCCGCTTCGTCGAACCCCGGTTGTGGTGCTGACGACGACCGACGACAAGGTGGAAATTCAGCGTTGCTATGACCTCGGTTGCAACGTCTACATCACCAAGCCGGTGAATTACGAGAATTTCGCGGATGCGATCCGACAACTTGGCCTCTTTCTGTCGGTGATCCAGGTCCCCGAACCCGATCCCGCCTGA
- a CDS encoding NAD(P)H-hydrate dehydratase: MVDPIALDTAWLKANPLPDHHDNVDKNGRGRVLVIGGCRRVPGGMLLTAEAAFRAGAGKVTIATIASAAIPVGIAFPACAVVALPETESGEIAPSSADLLLAEMANHDAIVFGPAMIDEEIVRTLLAALLPALPADIFLLLDAFALRAAAAHADAIAAHGSHTVLTPHEGELAAMLGADKDEVSRDPLVALTLAADRFGAAIMVKGATSHLMAEGTCLSYAGGGLGLAVSGSGDVLAGLIAGLGAQGLAPLQAAAWGIWLHGEAGRRLSEAMGPIGYLARELAPLAPGLMRGV, encoded by the coding sequence GTGGTTGACCCGATCGCGCTCGACACCGCTTGGCTCAAGGCGAACCCGCTTCCCGATCATCATGACAATGTCGACAAGAACGGTCGCGGGCGCGTGCTGGTCATCGGCGGCTGCCGCAGGGTTCCCGGCGGGATGCTGCTGACCGCCGAGGCGGCTTTTCGTGCCGGCGCGGGCAAGGTAACGATCGCCACCATCGCATCGGCCGCGATCCCCGTCGGCATCGCTTTTCCGGCCTGCGCCGTCGTCGCCCTGCCCGAAACCGAAAGCGGAGAGATCGCGCCCAGCAGCGCCGATCTGTTGCTCGCCGAAATGGCCAATCACGATGCGATTGTCTTCGGGCCGGCGATGATCGACGAAGAGATCGTCCGCACGCTGCTAGCCGCCCTCTTGCCCGCCCTACCCGCCGACATATTCTTGCTCCTCGACGCCTTTGCCCTGCGCGCCGCCGCGGCCCACGCAGATGCGATCGCTGCGCACGGCAGCCACACCGTCCTCACCCCACATGAAGGCGAACTTGCCGCCATGTTGGGCGCCGACAAGGATGAGGTGTCGCGCGACCCGCTTGTTGCACTGACGCTCGCCGCCGACCGCTTCGGCGCCGCAATCATGGTCAAGGGGGCGACGAGCCATTTGATGGCTGAGGGCACCTGCTTATCCTACGCCGGCGGCGGCCTTGGTCTGGCCGTCAGCGGGTCGGGCGACGTGCTTGCCGGCTTGATCGCAGGCCTCGGTGCGCAAGGCCTTGCGCCGCTTCAAGCGGCCGCCTGGGGCATCTGGCTCCATGGTGAGGCCGGGCGCCGCCTGTCGGAGGCGATGGGGCCGATCGGATATCTCGCCCGCGAACTGGCGCCGCTCGCACCTGGGCTTATGCGCGGGGTGTAG
- a CDS encoding enoyl-CoA hydratase/isomerase family protein — protein sequence MSSIRTEIENYVALVTLDNAPVNAAALDMLQELTDVFDSFNDRDDVRVAVLTGAGKCFSAGADLKNRPDLSIPGKRWNRNRVVREVAYSIADCAKPVIAAVNGPALGAGFGLAASCDIIVASENAVFGLPEIDVGLMGGGKHTSRIVPHSLTRRMMLTGYRAPAAEMYRRGIIEACLPADELLPYCMEMAAVIASKSPLATRYAKDSMRTIENMTLRDGYIYEQGNTAKLSTSYDAQEAVAAFVEKRAPVFQGR from the coding sequence ATGAGCAGCATCCGCACCGAAATCGAAAATTACGTCGCGCTCGTCACGCTCGACAATGCGCCGGTCAACGCCGCCGCGCTGGACATGCTTCAGGAACTCACCGACGTCTTCGACAGCTTCAATGACCGCGATGATGTACGCGTTGCGGTGCTGACCGGCGCGGGCAAATGCTTCAGCGCCGGCGCTGACCTCAAGAATCGGCCCGACCTGTCGATCCCCGGCAAACGCTGGAACCGCAATCGCGTCGTCCGCGAGGTTGCCTATTCGATCGCCGATTGCGCGAAGCCGGTAATCGCAGCGGTCAACGGCCCTGCGCTCGGCGCCGGCTTCGGCCTCGCGGCGAGCTGCGACATCATCGTGGCCTCCGAAAATGCCGTCTTCGGCCTCCCCGAGATCGACGTGGGCCTGATGGGCGGTGGCAAGCACACGTCGCGCATCGTTCCGCATTCGCTGACGCGGCGCATGATGCTGACCGGCTATCGCGCGCCAGCGGCGGAAATGTACCGTCGCGGCATCATCGAGGCATGCCTGCCGGCCGACGAGCTGCTGCCCTATTGCATGGAGATGGCGGCGGTCATCGCGTCAAAGAGCCCGCTCGCGACGCGCTATGCCAAGGACAGCATGCGCACGATCGAGAATATGACGCTGCGCGACGGCTATATCTATGAACAGGGCAATACCGCGAAGCTTTCGACCTCCTATGACGCGCAGGAAGCCGTCGCGGCCTTCGTCGAAAAGCGCGCGCCGGTTTTCCAGGGCCGCTGA
- a CDS encoding NAD(P)/FAD-dependent oxidoreductase, with the protein MQQANSSPDKTPRRLDALIIGAGFGGMYALHRTRGMGLDVHLIEAGDDVGGTWYWNRYPGARCDVMSIDYSYSFSDEIQQEWTWSQQFAAQPEILSYARFVADKLDLKRDISFETRATAVHYDEDAALWRIETDRGDIYEASYCLMATGPLSVPKQVDIPGADKFKGELYLSGKWPHHDVDLTGKRVALIGTGSSGIQIVPVVAEKAGHLYVYQRTPSFTLPMRNRKLDEDYVAHIKAHYPGLRAAARHSLTGGVRPITHRPVFSVTPAEREKLMEDAWAHSGLAFLGLFSDLLTNREANEVVAEFVRGKIADVVKDPDTARRLTPRGYPIFARRPCLDTGYYEAYNRDNVTLKDCLEHPIVEITEKGIRTAEGEVEVDVIIAAMGYDALTGAMLSIDIEGRDGRKLKDKWADGGRSHLGLMIEGFPNLFVIAGPNGPSALANFILLNEQNVDWVCDCITHMRADGLRSIEADAEAEDWWMGKVTTLGSLSLYPTANTWYTGANVPGKPRTFPVYIGGLGRYREICSDAAAEGYRGFTLR; encoded by the coding sequence ATGCAACAGGCCAATTCCTCCCCCGACAAGACTCCCCGCCGCCTCGACGCGCTGATTATCGGCGCCGGATTCGGCGGCATGTATGCGCTGCACCGCACGCGCGGCATGGGGCTTGATGTTCATCTGATCGAAGCCGGTGACGACGTCGGGGGTACCTGGTACTGGAACCGCTATCCCGGCGCGCGCTGCGACGTGATGAGCATCGACTACAGCTATTCCTTCTCCGACGAGATTCAGCAGGAATGGACCTGGAGCCAGCAGTTCGCGGCGCAGCCCGAAATCCTGTCCTACGCGCGCTTTGTCGCCGACAAGCTCGACCTGAAGCGCGACATCAGCTTCGAAACGCGCGCAACGGCGGTTCATTATGACGAGGATGCGGCGCTTTGGCGGATCGAGACCGATCGCGGCGACATTTATGAGGCAAGCTATTGCCTGATGGCGACCGGGCCGTTGTCGGTGCCGAAACAGGTCGACATTCCGGGCGCCGACAAGTTCAAGGGCGAACTGTATCTGTCGGGCAAATGGCCACATCATGACGTTGACCTCACGGGCAAGCGCGTCGCGTTGATCGGCACCGGGTCTTCGGGCATCCAGATCGTGCCGGTGGTCGCCGAAAAGGCCGGGCATCTCTATGTCTATCAGCGCACGCCCAGCTTCACGCTGCCAATGCGCAACCGCAAGCTCGATGAAGACTATGTTGCGCATATCAAGGCGCATTATCCGGGACTGCGTGCGGCGGCGCGTCACTCGCTGACCGGCGGCGTGCGGCCGATCACGCACCGCCCGGTGTTTAGCGTCACGCCCGCCGAGCGCGAGAAGCTGATGGAAGATGCCTGGGCGCACAGCGGCCTCGCTTTCCTCGGACTTTTCTCTGACCTGCTCACCAATCGCGAGGCGAACGAGGTCGTCGCCGAATTCGTGCGCGGCAAGATCGCCGACGTGGTGAAGGATCCCGACACCGCACGCCGGTTGACCCCGCGCGGCTATCCGATCTTTGCGCGGCGCCCATGCCTCGATACCGGATATTACGAAGCCTATAACCGCGACAATGTGACGCTGAAGGACTGTCTCGAGCATCCTATCGTCGAAATCACCGAAAAGGGCATCCGCACCGCCGAGGGCGAAGTCGAGGTCGACGTCATCATCGCGGCGATGGGCTATGACGCGCTAACCGGCGCGATGCTGTCGATCGACATCGAGGGAAGGGACGGCCGCAAGCTGAAGGATAAATGGGCCGACGGCGGGCGTTCCCATCTTGGCCTGATGATCGAGGGCTTTCCAAACCTGTTTGTCATTGCCGGACCGAACGGGCCGTCGGCGCTCGCCAATTTCATCCTTTTGAACGAACAGAATGTCGACTGGGTCTGCGATTGCATTACCCATATGCGCGCCGACGGCCTGCGTTCGATCGAGGCCGACGCAGAGGCTGAGGATTGGTGGATGGGCAAGGTGACGACACTGGGCTCGCTGTCGCTCTATCCGACCGCCAACACTTGGTACACCGGCGCGAACGTGCCGGGCAAGCCGCGCACCTTTCCTGTCTACATCGGCGGGCTTGGCCGCTATCGCGAAATCTGTTCCGACGCTGCGGCGGAAGGTTATCGTGGCTTCACCCTCCGATAG
- a CDS encoding NADH:flavin oxidoreductase — protein MSSERLFEPLSLARGKPMKNRLMLAPLTNRQSHADGTLSEAERKWLEMRAEGGFALTMTAASHVQPVGQGFTGQLGVFADQHVEGLAGLAAGIKARGSLSSLQLHHAGSRAEPELIGAPVAPSEVPERNVRALSEAEVEELRDDFIAGARRAEQAGFDGVEIHGAHGYILAEFLSAASNRRTDRYGGSLENRARIIFEIIDGVRAATGPDFQLGLRLSPERFGLELQEIRDVAAEVLRQEKIDYLDMSLWDVRKEPEEERFKSRSLMSFFTDLPRGNVLLGAAGKVMDAEDAAWVLDAGCDFVVIGRAAILRHDFPERVRRDPTYRSPELPVTARHLRDEGLSDDFIYYMRRWPGFVQPDR, from the coding sequence ATGTCGTCCGAAAGACTGTTCGAACCTTTGTCCCTCGCACGGGGCAAGCCGATGAAGAACCGGCTGATGCTCGCACCGCTGACCAATCGGCAGAGCCATGCCGACGGCACACTTTCGGAAGCGGAGCGCAAGTGGCTGGAGATGCGCGCGGAAGGGGGCTTTGCGTTGACGATGACCGCCGCGTCGCACGTCCAGCCGGTGGGGCAGGGTTTTACGGGGCAGCTCGGCGTCTTCGCCGACCAGCATGTCGAAGGCCTCGCGGGGCTCGCCGCCGGAATCAAGGCGCGGGGCTCGCTCTCTTCGCTGCAACTGCATCACGCCGGAAGCCGCGCCGAACCCGAACTGATCGGCGCGCCCGTCGCGCCGTCGGAAGTGCCCGAACGCAATGTCCGGGCTCTGTCCGAAGCCGAGGTCGAGGAGCTGCGCGACGACTTCATCGCAGGCGCGCGTCGGGCCGAGCAGGCGGGCTTCGACGGCGTCGAGATCCACGGAGCGCACGGATACATCCTTGCCGAATTCCTGTCGGCGGCAAGCAACCGGCGAACCGACCGGTATGGCGGCAGTCTCGAAAACCGTGCGCGCATCATCTTCGAGATCATCGACGGCGTTCGCGCCGCCACGGGCCCCGACTTCCAGCTCGGCCTGAGGCTTTCGCCCGAGCGTTTCGGGCTGGAACTGCAAGAAATCCGCGATGTGGCGGCCGAAGTGCTGCGGCAGGAAAAGATCGACTATCTTGACATGTCGCTGTGGGATGTCCGCAAGGAACCGGAGGAAGAACGGTTCAAATCTCGTTCGCTGATGAGCTTCTTCACCGACCTGCCACGCGGCAATGTCCTGCTCGGCGCGGCTGGCAAGGTCATGGATGCAGAAGACGCAGCCTGGGTACTCGACGCCGGCTGCGACTTTGTCGTGATTGGCCGCGCAGCCATATTGCGCCACGATTTTCCCGAACGCGTCCGCCGCGATCCGACGTATCGGTCGCCGGAGCTTCCGGTTACGGCCCGGCACTTGCGTGACGAAGGGCTCAGCGATGATTTCATATACTATATGCGGCGATGGCCAGGGTTCGTTCAACCGGACAGGTGA
- a CDS encoding ATP-binding protein, whose protein sequence is MDSTKIGALGRDARASRLIIIMLSFGFAALLAAAIATFWIQRQNEANAQLVAHTLAVEASLGGFASANERMETARRGLLLTQNFAFAGIVEDTQKVASARANELAALIADNPAQQRRVERLRALLDSYFRHYRMTISLSGAARARMLADFSNDDGVAFVREMRAIVQTMVNDELGLLRAREAELRMTQRLFTAALVSTGLLIIVIAAVTLWLVRRNLTDLRTSREELRYLNDGLEQLVDARTGELKRANAEIQRFAYIVSHDLRSPLVNVMGFTAELETARRSIAGYLEKSDAEGWAAPDPNTRLAIEEDLPEAIGFIRTSTQKMDRLINAILNLSRQGRRTLAPEPLDLTSMVHGIVESLQHRIQEDGTAVSVGELPTIVNDRVAVEQILSNLVENALKYLKPGRPGVIDVRGRTAHGRAVVEVIDNGRGIDPRDHGRIFDLFRRSGTQDQPGEGIGLAHARALAYRLGATIEVSSALDEGSTFRLSLPTEWLGGDENA, encoded by the coding sequence ATGGATTCAACGAAAATTGGCGCGCTTGGCCGCGATGCCCGCGCAAGCCGATTGATCATCATCATGCTTTCATTCGGATTTGCGGCGCTGCTGGCGGCCGCGATCGCGACTTTCTGGATTCAGCGGCAGAATGAGGCCAACGCGCAGCTTGTGGCGCACACATTGGCAGTGGAGGCCAGTCTCGGCGGTTTCGCGAGCGCAAACGAACGAATGGAGACTGCGCGGCGCGGGCTCCTGCTGACTCAGAATTTCGCCTTCGCGGGCATTGTCGAAGATACGCAGAAGGTCGCATCGGCACGCGCGAATGAATTGGCGGCGTTGATCGCGGATAATCCGGCCCAGCAGCGCCGTGTGGAGCGGCTGCGCGCGCTGCTGGATTCCTATTTCCGCCACTATCGGATGACGATCTCCCTAAGCGGGGCGGCGCGCGCCCGCATGCTGGCCGACTTCTCGAACGATGATGGCGTAGCCTTCGTTCGCGAGATGCGCGCGATTGTGCAGACGATGGTCAATGACGAACTCGGGCTGCTGCGCGCCCGCGAGGCAGAACTGCGTATGACGCAGCGCCTTTTTACCGCAGCACTTGTTTCGACGGGCCTGCTCATCATAGTGATCGCGGCCGTGACGCTATGGCTCGTTCGACGGAACCTCACCGACTTGCGAACCTCGCGAGAAGAGCTTCGGTATCTGAACGACGGTCTGGAACAGCTTGTCGATGCGCGCACCGGCGAACTCAAACGCGCCAACGCGGAAATACAGCGCTTTGCCTACATCGTATCGCACGATCTTCGGTCCCCGCTCGTCAATGTCATGGGCTTTACCGCAGAACTTGAAACAGCGCGCCGGTCCATCGCCGGCTATCTTGAAAAAAGTGATGCGGAAGGCTGGGCCGCGCCCGATCCGAACACTCGCCTTGCGATCGAGGAGGATCTTCCCGAGGCGATCGGCTTCATCCGAACCTCGACGCAGAAGATGGACCGGCTGATCAACGCCATCCTCAACCTGTCGCGGCAGGGCCGCCGTACGCTCGCGCCCGAACCGCTCGATCTCACTTCGATGGTGCACGGCATCGTCGAAAGCCTTCAGCATCGCATCCAGGAAGATGGCACGGCCGTTTCGGTTGGCGAGTTGCCGACGATCGTCAATGATCGCGTCGCCGTCGAGCAGATATTGTCGAACCTTGTCGAGAATGCCCTCAAATATCTGAAGCCCGGCCGACCGGGCGTGATCGACGTGCGCGGGCGCACGGCTCATGGCCGCGCGGTCGTCGAGGTGATCGACAATGGCCGCGGGATCGACCCGCGCGATCACGGCCGCATTTTTGATCTGTTCCGGCGGTCTGGCACACAGGACCAGCCAGGCGAGGGGATCGGGCTTGCCCACGCACGAGCTCTTGCATATCGGCTGGGCGCGACTATCGAAGTTTCATCAGCCCTCGATGAGGGATCGACCTTCCGTTTAAGCTTGCCGACGGAATGGCTTGGCGGAGACGAAAATGCCTGA